One segment of Allorhodopirellula heiligendammensis DNA contains the following:
- a CDS encoding endonuclease/exonuclease/phosphatase family protein, translating into MQNYSLFALLLFACVPGSTSVAAEPVFTVMTWNLEWFFDDSKQGNFSDLAQEKSAPTRGMWNWRRDAVAAAIAGERPSIVALQEVEGPRVLWYLARALDREHALKYEDYAIEGNDRYTEQDVGLLTKAPAEVLSLMMGDVTERMRRTQRYASVPKHLAAIVEVVVDGETETILVVNVHLRSGVTGDQLRAKQAESLNRWIQLWQQPSTHLILLGDFNADSTAGDVDAESELAILLSRGTSDPSDDLVDLLEWVPVTARQTHLLPGKQFDRILVSRSLVEDEPGRLDLCLRGVAVRPELSIRGGPDAADEHWNHYWEIDSASRDLSDHYPFIAEFEIR; encoded by the coding sequence ATGCAAAACTATTCGCTGTTTGCCTTGCTATTGTTCGCCTGCGTACCGGGCTCAACGTCGGTTGCAGCGGAGCCGGTATTCACCGTGATGACGTGGAATCTCGAATGGTTCTTTGATGATTCAAAACAGGGAAACTTCAGCGATCTTGCCCAAGAAAAGTCTGCACCGACGCGGGGTATGTGGAATTGGCGGCGTGACGCTGTCGCGGCCGCCATCGCCGGCGAGCGGCCTTCGATCGTCGCCCTGCAGGAAGTCGAAGGCCCGCGTGTGTTGTGGTATTTAGCCCGCGCGCTCGATCGAGAGCACGCGTTGAAATACGAGGATTATGCGATCGAAGGCAATGACCGCTACACTGAGCAGGATGTGGGGTTGCTGACGAAAGCCCCGGCTGAGGTGTTGTCGTTGATGATGGGAGATGTCACCGAACGCATGCGCCGCACCCAACGGTACGCGAGCGTGCCCAAGCATCTCGCGGCGATCGTCGAAGTCGTCGTCGACGGCGAGACAGAGACGATTTTGGTTGTCAACGTGCACCTGCGCAGCGGGGTGACCGGTGATCAACTGCGGGCTAAACAAGCCGAGAGTCTCAATCGATGGATCCAGCTTTGGCAGCAACCTTCCACCCATCTTATCTTGCTCGGAGATTTTAATGCCGACTCCACCGCCGGGGATGTTGATGCGGAGAGCGAATTGGCGATTTTGCTCTCACGGGGCACATCCGATCCCAGCGACGATCTCGTGGATCTGCTCGAGTGGGTCCCAGTCACGGCGCGCCAGACACATTTGCTCCCAGGTAAACAGTTTGATCGAATTCTCGTCAGCCGATCTTTAGTCGAGGACGAACCCGGTCGACTTGACTTGTGTTTGAGGGGCGTCGCGGTTCGTCCTGAACTATCAATTCGCGGCGGTCCGGATGCTGCCGACGAACACTGGAACCACTACTGGGAAATTGATTCGGCAAGCCGAGATCTCAGTGACCACTATCCTTTCATTGCAGAGTTTGAAATAAGATGA
- a CDS encoding RNA-binding S4 domain-containing protein: protein MSDTQPMIRLDDFLKAAGIVGTGGEAKVRIQAGEVLVNDVVETRRRRQLRTGDEVNWNSEVWVVEVTVDD, encoded by the coding sequence ATGAGCGATACCCAACCGATGATCCGTTTGGATGACTTTCTTAAGGCCGCAGGTATCGTTGGAACTGGCGGGGAGGCGAAAGTCCGCATCCAAGCTGGAGAGGTGCTCGTCAACGATGTTGTTGAAACTCGGCGGCGACGGCAATTGCGCACCGGTGACGAAGTGAATTGGAATAGCGAGGTGTGGGTCGTTGAAGTTACCGTCGATGACTGA
- the folP gene encoding dihydropteroate synthase, which produces MIMTPIWQTSKRTITLSDGPRVMGILNVTPDSFSDGGRLFGADSSLCIDAAVAVGLQMVADGADIIDIGGESTRPYSDPVDTSMEIARVIPVIERLASCTSIPISIDTSKSRVAAAAIDAGAEIVNDVTGLEGDPAMTSLVRDRGVGVCVMHMQGTPQTMQDDPRYEDVVADIRSYLIARRDACLAAGIEQSRLCLDPGIGFGKTHDHNIELVRGIAAFTDLGCACLIGHSRKGFIRKRLQGIVDAAGREYDPLAGTLGVSLAAAAAGAHVLRVHDVAETVQALTLFNACGAISHRR; this is translated from the coding sequence ATCATCATGACTCCCATCTGGCAGACATCGAAACGCACGATTACCCTCTCGGACGGACCGCGGGTGATGGGGATTCTCAATGTCACCCCAGATAGCTTTTCTGACGGAGGGCGCCTGTTCGGTGCCGATTCATCCCTGTGCATCGATGCTGCCGTGGCGGTTGGGTTGCAGATGGTCGCCGACGGAGCGGACATCATCGACATTGGCGGCGAAAGCACTCGTCCATACAGTGACCCGGTCGATACGTCGATGGAAATCGCTCGCGTTATCCCCGTCATTGAGCGATTGGCATCGTGTACATCCATTCCGATCAGCATCGATACGAGCAAGTCTCGTGTTGCCGCAGCAGCCATCGATGCAGGGGCGGAAATTGTCAATGATGTCACCGGGCTGGAAGGCGACCCTGCCATGACAAGTTTGGTGCGTGATCGTGGCGTGGGGGTATGCGTGATGCACATGCAGGGAACCCCGCAGACGATGCAGGATGATCCACGCTATGAAGACGTCGTCGCCGATATTCGCAGCTACTTAATCGCTCGACGCGACGCATGCCTGGCCGCTGGGATTGAACAATCCCGCCTCTGCCTCGATCCTGGTATTGGTTTCGGTAAAACGCACGACCATAACATCGAACTCGTTCGTGGCATCGCCGCGTTCACGGATCTCGGATGCGCATGTTTGATCGGCCATTCACGCAAAGGATTCATTCGCAAGCGACTCCAAGGGATCGTTGATGCTGCTGGCCGAGAATATGATCCCCTGGCGGGAACCCTTGGCGTCTCCCTGGCCGCCGCCGCCGCCGGAGCACACGTCCTACGCGTTCACGATGTTGCCGAAACAGTGCAGGCGCTGACCCTGTTCAACGCCTGCGGCGCGATCAGTCATCGACGGTAA
- a CDS encoding TolC family protein, with product MKRSLLYRYTAYLQLGLSLLIACGCAPTQPFFLNESPDLKYYLQAATQIEYPDVDVESLPDTTQTLPPLTIGNHDYEFWNLGLEEAVSIALGNAKFFVTTSGILETRQNVADQFISGTADQFGSVYDVAITQSTTQSVPLTIDGNGNRVLPRGVLRANQIGGVEDALAEFDAQASGFLNYGNTDRPRNSGDSIVSRADFQSDDATAQGAISKRLATGGVATIRNQLVYGRNNLPLGAINSASRQVHSDYTVTMEAQVQQPLMRNRGTLINRIPVVLASLNEDVSIAQYEVQVRNLVRDVEVAYWDLYVAYRNVSTAIIGRNSAIATAQYARLNLENGTGTRQELAQSVEQYYQFRGLLESAIGGSNLPGADRQGVYGAERQLRVLLGISPTDGRLIRPIDEPTSARVEHDWNESVAQALYLSPELRQKKTRIKQEELELIAAKNQILPEVNLSVLYRYVGVGDTLGPPSGSDVDFPAAGSSALSSLTGGNYQEGAVRLEITPPAFGARRELTRIRGAKLRLIRDKANLQESERLLISKLSDAEAKAATHYQLIQTNAQRWQAAEQEVEARLADFKNDRNGRSPVNVVLQSQQRKAQAQIEYYRSLGEYNKSLNYIDFLKGTMLANSNITLREGAWNKKAYWDALERARERSAGKEFVYGVSRPGVVRTGPLRDAASAAQIIGSGTMTEGQVLPPDALMLNDANMNDSLGIDLNPYRNSIEVNDQPLSELGDTPAELLAPQPPGIPTPAPSLNQPTPASTQPSVLETTSSAPAHGAWQTARHVKTNAPSAAVAPASYESPTASEYAPQPVRRMAITR from the coding sequence ATGAAACGCTCGCTGCTATACCGCTACACTGCTTACCTGCAACTCGGGCTTTCGCTCTTGATTGCCTGCGGTTGTGCACCCACTCAGCCATTCTTTCTAAACGAATCGCCCGATCTGAAGTATTACCTTCAGGCCGCGACGCAGATTGAATATCCCGATGTGGATGTCGAGAGTCTACCCGATACGACTCAGACGTTGCCCCCGCTGACGATCGGCAATCACGATTATGAGTTCTGGAACCTCGGGCTCGAGGAAGCTGTCTCGATCGCGTTGGGCAATGCCAAGTTCTTCGTTACGACCAGTGGGATCCTGGAAACTCGCCAGAATGTTGCTGACCAGTTCATCAGTGGTACAGCTGATCAGTTTGGCAGTGTCTACGATGTCGCCATCACCCAATCAACGACGCAGTCGGTTCCGCTGACCATTGATGGAAATGGCAATCGTGTGCTGCCGCGAGGCGTTCTGCGAGCTAACCAAATCGGTGGCGTGGAAGACGCATTGGCGGAGTTTGACGCACAGGCCAGCGGTTTCCTGAACTATGGCAACACCGACCGCCCGCGTAACTCGGGTGACAGCATCGTGTCACGGGCTGACTTTCAGTCCGACGACGCTACCGCTCAAGGTGCGATTAGCAAACGTCTCGCCACCGGTGGTGTTGCGACGATCCGAAACCAACTTGTCTACGGTCGAAACAATCTTCCCTTAGGAGCCATCAACTCCGCGTCACGCCAGGTCCACAGCGACTACACGGTTACCATGGAAGCTCAGGTGCAGCAGCCTTTGATGCGAAACCGCGGGACGTTGATCAATCGCATTCCCGTCGTGCTGGCCAGCTTGAACGAGGACGTTTCGATTGCCCAGTACGAAGTCCAGGTCCGTAACCTCGTCCGTGACGTTGAGGTCGCGTACTGGGATCTGTACGTCGCCTACCGCAACGTTTCGACTGCCATCATTGGCCGCAACAGTGCGATCGCGACGGCTCAATACGCTCGTTTGAACTTGGAAAACGGTACCGGCACCCGCCAGGAACTTGCCCAGTCAGTCGAACAGTACTATCAGTTTCGTGGCTTGCTCGAGTCCGCGATCGGTGGATCGAACCTGCCCGGAGCCGACCGTCAAGGCGTCTACGGTGCCGAACGCCAGCTGCGTGTGCTGCTGGGCATCTCGCCTACCGACGGACGCCTGATCCGTCCGATCGACGAACCCACCAGTGCCCGCGTGGAGCACGATTGGAATGAGTCAGTCGCCCAGGCTCTGTACCTGTCGCCGGAACTACGTCAAAAGAAGACGCGCATCAAACAAGAAGAGCTGGAACTCATCGCCGCCAAGAATCAAATCCTCCCCGAAGTGAATCTCTCAGTGCTCTACCGGTATGTCGGTGTGGGGGATACCCTCGGCCCACCATCGGGTTCCGATGTTGACTTCCCTGCCGCGGGCAGCAGTGCGTTGTCGAGCCTGACGGGTGGCAACTATCAAGAAGGTGCTGTGCGGTTGGAGATCACTCCTCCGGCCTTCGGTGCCCGGCGTGAACTGACTCGGATTCGTGGTGCCAAACTGCGTCTGATTCGCGACAAAGCGAACTTGCAAGAATCCGAGCGACTGCTCATCAGCAAGTTGTCCGACGCCGAAGCCAAAGCTGCGACGCACTACCAACTCATTCAAACCAATGCTCAACGCTGGCAAGCCGCCGAGCAAGAAGTCGAAGCCCGCCTGGCGGACTTTAAGAATGACCGCAACGGTCGGAGTCCCGTCAACGTGGTGCTGCAGAGTCAACAACGTAAAGCTCAAGCTCAGATTGAGTACTACCGTTCGCTCGGTGAGTACAATAAATCGCTCAATTACATCGATTTTCTCAAAGGCACGATGCTCGCCAATAGCAACATCACCTTGCGGGAAGGTGCTTGGAACAAGAAGGCCTACTGGGATGCTCTCGAACGAGCCCGTGAACGGAGTGCAGGAAAGGAATTCGTCTACGGCGTGAGCCGACCAGGCGTTGTCCGCACAGGACCGTTGCGAGACGCTGCCTCGGCAGCCCAAATCATCGGCAGCGGTACCATGACCGAAGGTCAGGTCCTGCCACCGGATGCTTTGATGCTCAATGATGCCAACATGAACGACTCGCTAGGAATCGACTTGAATCCCTATCGCAACTCGATCGAGGTGAACGACCAGCCCTTGTCCGAACTAGGCGACACGCCCGCCGAACTGCTTGCACCTCAACCACCTGGTATCCCCACACCGGCTCCATCGCTGAATCAACCCACCCCAGCGTCGACACAGCCCAGCGTGCTCGAAACGACCTCATCGGCACCGGCTCATGGAGCCTGGCAAACGGCTCGCCATGTCAAAACAAACGCACCGTCCGCGGCGGTGGCACCGGCATCCTACGAAAGTCCTACAGCCAGTGAATATGCTCCGCAGCCGGTACGCAGGATGGCGATCACCCGCTGA
- a CDS encoding AI-2E family transporter: MSKRRSRAKNQSARETSARETGAKETGEVTHEASGATLGEKAAGEPTGKQTVTPPSNVPPVCGPMAGGADPTEPSSAPPHHEKYVTERIALDASGGGKQAFFPQLPSLSRIMSVVMLVIGILAVGVLFYQVMVGFFVPLFMAALLVVIFRPVYMWLLQQTKQRRRLSAGLTTALVLFIVLLPLGMLISIATTQFTVLLSRMNGSASVARDQIRDQLGLSLPHAEYFRALDRITDTMGVGGAVQTERSTASSADNRDDLLERAQELDKAAAIVSYLQEDVAGPESAVDAAAQAVTNIHNFSAALRETAKQETEADRIGQTNPLLRLDVSEQFEQDAVKTAASIRAWMHLKLGGAMLSQLKLLVNPDEADFTRLIRGARESLQPRFVKLTSATGSMLAKILFGLAILVISVYFFLIDGPAMTSTLMRLSPLDDAYERQLLTQFDRTSRAVVLASVASAAVQGILATFGFWLCGFDQIILLLFLTSLMALIPFLGAASVWVPCVLWLGFVEQRWLAAGLLALWGAAVVSSIDNVIKVYVLQGRSQLHPLFALLSVIGGVSVFGPIGILVGPMVVVFLQTMLEILNHEIQDF, encoded by the coding sequence ATGAGCAAACGACGAAGCCGAGCTAAAAACCAGTCTGCCCGTGAAACCTCTGCCCGTGAAACCGGAGCGAAGGAAACCGGTGAAGTCACGCACGAGGCGTCTGGAGCGACGCTCGGCGAAAAGGCTGCTGGCGAGCCGACAGGCAAACAGACAGTCACCCCCCCATCAAACGTGCCGCCGGTGTGCGGGCCGATGGCGGGTGGCGCCGATCCAACCGAACCCTCGAGTGCTCCACCGCATCACGAAAAATACGTTACCGAGAGGATTGCCTTGGACGCCTCAGGCGGCGGCAAGCAAGCATTTTTCCCCCAACTGCCTTCGTTATCGCGGATCATGTCCGTGGTGATGCTAGTGATCGGGATCCTCGCCGTGGGGGTGCTGTTCTACCAGGTGATGGTCGGATTCTTCGTCCCGTTATTCATGGCAGCGCTACTGGTGGTGATATTTCGACCGGTTTATATGTGGTTGCTGCAGCAGACCAAACAACGCCGGCGGCTTTCCGCTGGACTGACGACTGCCTTGGTGCTGTTTATCGTGCTATTGCCGTTGGGAATGCTGATTTCGATCGCAACGACGCAGTTCACCGTTCTGCTATCGCGGATGAACGGAAGCGCCTCGGTGGCGCGAGATCAGATCCGCGATCAACTCGGCCTGAGCCTTCCTCACGCTGAGTATTTTCGCGCTCTCGACCGAATCACTGACACCATGGGAGTCGGTGGAGCCGTCCAAACAGAGAGAAGCACCGCTTCGTCGGCGGACAATCGGGATGATCTACTGGAACGGGCCCAGGAACTGGACAAGGCGGCCGCCATCGTGAGCTACTTGCAGGAGGACGTTGCGGGACCAGAGTCTGCTGTTGACGCGGCAGCTCAGGCGGTGACGAACATCCACAACTTTTCTGCAGCCCTGCGGGAGACGGCGAAACAGGAAACGGAGGCGGACCGGATCGGTCAGACGAACCCACTTTTGCGACTGGACGTTTCGGAGCAATTTGAGCAGGACGCAGTCAAGACGGCCGCGTCGATCCGTGCCTGGATGCACCTCAAACTCGGCGGGGCGATGCTAAGTCAGCTGAAACTATTGGTGAATCCCGATGAAGCAGACTTCACCCGCCTGATTCGTGGGGCGCGGGAGTCGCTGCAGCCGCGATTTGTGAAACTGACCAGTGCAACTGGCAGCATGCTCGCCAAAATCCTGTTCGGATTGGCCATCCTCGTCATCTCGGTGTATTTTTTCTTGATCGACGGGCCTGCCATGACCTCCACGTTGATGCGTCTCTCACCCCTCGACGACGCCTACGAACGGCAATTGCTCACTCAATTTGATCGCACCAGCCGCGCCGTCGTGTTGGCGAGCGTCGCCAGCGCGGCGGTGCAAGGAATTCTTGCCACCTTCGGATTTTGGCTGTGCGGATTCGATCAAATTATCCTGCTCTTGTTTTTGACCAGTCTGATGGCGTTGATCCCATTTCTTGGTGCCGCGTCGGTCTGGGTTCCCTGCGTCCTGTGGCTGGGCTTTGTCGAACAGCGCTGGCTCGCCGCTGGCCTGCTGGCCCTTTGGGGCGCGGCGGTCGTCTCCTCAATCGACAATGTGATCAAAGTGTACGTATTGCAGGGCCGCAGCCAACTGCACCCGCTATTCGCGCTGCTCAGTGTCATTGGTGGAGTTTCGGTGTTTGGACCGATCGGGATTCTCGTCGGTCCGATGGTGGTCGTGTTCCTGCAAACGATGCTAGAAATCCTCAACCACGAAATCCAAGACTTTTGA
- a CDS encoding DUF2167 domain-containing protein has protein sequence MFRSIDLVGIRSAGMLLLVLIFLAGSTDAQDSEPPPGISPEQMALMQRFAAIEWQKGPSVGKIGDIAEIKIPEGYSYTGAAGAQELLELYGNPRNPNMLGALVPDSEDEDWTLVFQFDDIGYVDDSDREALDPEGLMSDFRASIPAGNEERRSMGLEELTAMSWAKPPFYDPETNNLTWGLKLDFPSGNAINYDIRMLGRRGVMEATLVGDPETYRAALPAVNQILEGYQFTTGNQYAEWRQGDKVAAYGLAGLVGGGALVAASKTGLLAKLGLLLAKGGKAVILGIVVFFGALGSFFKKLFSGGDRSEAVR, from the coding sequence ATGTTCCGTTCCATCGATTTGGTTGGCATTCGCAGTGCTGGCATGCTGTTACTCGTTCTCATCTTCCTGGCCGGCTCGACCGACGCACAGGATTCTGAGCCCCCGCCGGGAATCTCGCCGGAACAAATGGCATTGATGCAGCGTTTTGCGGCAATTGAATGGCAAAAAGGGCCCAGCGTCGGCAAAATTGGTGACATTGCCGAAATCAAAATTCCAGAAGGCTATTCCTACACCGGTGCCGCGGGCGCCCAGGAGTTATTGGAACTTTATGGTAATCCTCGAAATCCCAACATGCTCGGGGCCCTCGTGCCGGACTCAGAGGATGAAGATTGGACGCTCGTGTTCCAGTTTGACGACATTGGATACGTCGACGATTCCGATCGGGAGGCGCTCGACCCGGAGGGTTTGATGAGCGATTTTCGAGCGTCCATACCTGCAGGCAATGAAGAGCGACGGTCCATGGGACTTGAGGAACTGACTGCGATGAGCTGGGCGAAACCACCGTTTTATGACCCCGAAACGAACAATCTCACGTGGGGTCTCAAGTTGGATTTTCCCAGCGGCAACGCTATCAACTATGACATTCGGATGCTGGGTCGACGGGGCGTGATGGAGGCCACATTGGTGGGCGATCCTGAAACGTATCGGGCCGCGTTGCCGGCGGTAAATCAAATCCTAGAAGGATACCAGTTCACCACAGGCAATCAGTACGCAGAATGGCGACAGGGCGACAAAGTCGCTGCTTATGGGTTGGCTGGGCTCGTGGGTGGCGGCGCGCTGGTAGCTGCATCAAAGACCGGATTGCTGGCTAAGCTCGGATTGCTGCTGGCCAAGGGTGGCAAGGCGGTCATCTTGGGCATCGTTGTCTTCTTTGGGGCGCTCGGCTCGTTCTTTAAAAAGCTGTTCAGTGGCGGCGACCGCAGCGAAGCGGTTCGGTAG
- a CDS encoding YihY/virulence factor BrkB family protein, which produces MEFLKQTLREFSNNNCSTLAAALAYYTAFALPPLLYLLLTILTLGLSLMYDNKDAEAKARNVLTGKAAEMLGNEAATEQISTILENDEKSSGKWWKTLLSFGGIVIGATGVVAALQAALNQVWEVQADPERATWKNLLGKRLLSFGMILGLGFLLLVSLIVSSVLAALGDRVGSMIGMSGAFASGINIMVQAVGVFIVFASIFKFMPDAIVKWSDVVVGALITTTLFLVGRYGLHLYFTYSSPGAQLGAAAASLAVLLVWVYYTAMIVLLGAEATQVYAVRYGDGIMPERHAVRVVKEIKRDEETTEPGGSVG; this is translated from the coding sequence ATGGAATTTTTGAAACAGACGCTACGTGAATTCTCCAACAATAATTGCTCGACACTCGCCGCTGCGTTGGCGTACTACACTGCCTTCGCCCTGCCGCCGTTGCTCTATCTGTTGCTCACGATTCTGACACTTGGTCTGTCGCTGATGTACGACAACAAAGACGCCGAGGCCAAGGCGCGGAATGTCTTGACCGGCAAAGCTGCTGAAATGCTGGGCAATGAGGCTGCGACCGAACAAATCTCGACCATCCTGGAAAACGATGAAAAGTCAAGCGGCAAGTGGTGGAAGACACTGCTGAGTTTCGGGGGCATCGTCATCGGGGCGACTGGAGTCGTCGCGGCGTTGCAGGCAGCGCTCAACCAAGTCTGGGAAGTTCAGGCAGACCCCGAACGGGCGACTTGGAAAAACTTGCTCGGCAAACGACTGCTCTCATTCGGCATGATCCTCGGCCTCGGCTTTCTGCTGCTGGTCTCGTTGATCGTCTCATCGGTGCTGGCAGCGTTGGGGGACCGGGTCGGCAGCATGATCGGGATGTCAGGCGCATTCGCTTCGGGGATCAACATCATGGTACAAGCAGTCGGTGTCTTCATCGTGTTTGCCTCCATATTCAAGTTCATGCCTGATGCAATCGTCAAGTGGAGTGACGTGGTTGTCGGCGCACTGATCACGACGACACTATTCCTCGTGGGCCGTTATGGACTGCATTTGTACTTCACCTACAGTTCGCCTGGGGCGCAACTCGGTGCCGCCGCCGCATCGCTCGCCGTGTTATTGGTGTGGGTGTACTACACCGCCATGATCGTCCTGTTGGGCGCTGAAGCAACGCAGGTCTACGCGGTCCGCTATGGCGATGGCATCATGCCGGAACGTCACGCAGTGCGAGTGGTTAAAGAAATTAAACGCGACGAAGAAACAACGGAGCCAGGCGGCTCTGTCGGTTGA
- a CDS encoding thiazole synthase yields MSTPPNSSDLHVQDPDPFADDAPLRIGNHVLNSRLIVGTGRYDSMHQMRDSLVASGAQCVTVAVRRERLYDKTGQNILDFLDPVRYTLLPNTAGCYTAADAVRAARLGREILQTLENPGQDWVKLEVLGDSKTLLPDPSETVRACEKLVADGFSVLCYTSDCPVTALRLKNVGAASVMPAGSPIGSGQGILNPGNLQIILEYLKQDDPDYPVIIDAGVGTASDVAIAMELGADGVLLNTAIAHARDPVRMAAAMKHGVIAGRHAALAGRIPRRLYGTASSPSEGIISTRPYGSAQDGTAT; encoded by the coding sequence ATGTCCACTCCCCCGAACTCGTCCGACCTCCACGTCCAAGACCCCGATCCATTTGCCGACGACGCACCCCTGCGGATTGGCAACCACGTTCTCAACAGTCGATTGATTGTTGGGACGGGACGCTACGATTCCATGCATCAGATGCGAGATTCGTTAGTCGCCTCGGGAGCACAGTGCGTGACAGTCGCTGTGAGAAGGGAGCGGCTCTACGACAAAACGGGCCAGAACATTCTGGATTTCCTCGATCCTGTTCGTTACACGCTGCTTCCCAACACGGCGGGATGTTACACCGCCGCGGACGCAGTTCGCGCCGCTCGGCTTGGTCGCGAAATTCTGCAGACCCTTGAGAATCCGGGCCAGGATTGGGTCAAGCTCGAGGTGCTGGGGGATTCCAAGACCCTGTTACCCGACCCGAGCGAGACAGTGCGGGCTTGCGAGAAGCTGGTGGCAGATGGATTCTCCGTGCTCTGCTACACCAGTGATTGCCCCGTCACAGCACTGCGGCTCAAAAACGTGGGCGCGGCCAGTGTGATGCCAGCAGGCAGTCCGATCGGCAGCGGGCAAGGCATCCTGAACCCCGGCAACCTACAAATTATTTTGGAGTATCTCAAACAGGACGATCCGGATTATCCGGTGATCATTGATGCGGGAGTCGGCACCGCCAGTGACGTGGCAATCGCGATGGAACTCGGTGCTGACGGAGTACTATTGAATACCGCCATCGCCCATGCCCGTGATCCTGTGAGGATGGCTGCGGCAATGAAGCACGGGGTGATAGCGGGGCGACATGCCGCTCTGGCGGGACGCATTCCCCGTCGACTCTACGGCACCGCCAGCAGCCCGAGTGAGGGCATCATCAGCACACGCCCCTACGGTAGCGCGCAAGACGGGACGGCAACCTAG
- a CDS encoding Gfo/Idh/MocA family protein: MSNRTNRRRFLSQSAAVSAGVGYFAGTSLAADEKPASALNALSAGCIGVGGKGGSDTSHIGKQGVKIAALCDVDRDTLSKKGREFPDAEHFDDYREMLDKLGDKIDIVTCSTPDHNHAAACVKAMNMGKHIYCQKPLTWSIKEARVMRDTAAKTGVITQMGNQGTSEDGLREAVEVIRSGAIGDVSEIHIFSNRPVWPQGGGRPDKVDPIPDSLNWDAWIGPAPMRPFVSGIYHSFNWRGWVDFGTGALGDMACHTTNMPVMALKLWDPIAVTAVKNPGIVEGEQFPASSELMFEFPEREGLVACKFHWYDGGNLPPERIISQLPKSFQNRVAKQREGGPKMSGAIIVGSKGILFSPDDYGAKYYLLPEDKYTDYKVPEQTLPRIPYKGGGDERQKWEFVQTVKGEYEPGTMSNFGYAGRLTETILVGNLAMRAGEGQRIEWNAKDLTSPNVEAVNQFVNREYREGWTLG; this comes from the coding sequence ATGAGCAATCGAACTAATCGTCGTCGTTTTCTAAGTCAGTCGGCGGCCGTGTCTGCGGGCGTCGGCTACTTTGCCGGCACCTCGCTGGCAGCGGACGAGAAACCTGCCTCGGCGTTGAACGCGTTGTCAGCTGGCTGCATCGGAGTTGGTGGTAAGGGTGGTAGCGATACCAGCCACATCGGCAAACAAGGTGTCAAGATCGCTGCGCTGTGTGACGTCGATCGCGATACTCTCTCCAAGAAGGGGCGTGAGTTCCCCGACGCCGAGCACTTCGACGACTATCGTGAGATGCTCGATAAATTGGGCGATAAAATTGACATCGTGACGTGCAGCACGCCCGATCACAATCATGCCGCGGCATGTGTCAAAGCCATGAATATGGGCAAGCACATCTATTGCCAGAAACCCCTCACCTGGTCGATCAAAGAAGCTCGTGTGATGCGAGATACCGCTGCAAAAACTGGCGTGATCACGCAGATGGGAAATCAGGGCACCAGCGAAGATGGACTGCGAGAAGCAGTCGAAGTGATCCGCAGTGGCGCAATCGGCGACGTTTCCGAAATTCACATTTTTTCCAATCGCCCGGTTTGGCCACAGGGCGGCGGCCGTCCCGATAAAGTCGACCCAATTCCGGATTCGCTGAACTGGGATGCCTGGATCGGCCCTGCACCGATGCGTCCGTTTGTGTCTGGCATCTACCACTCGTTCAACTGGCGAGGTTGGGTCGATTTCGGCACCGGTGCACTCGGCGACATGGCTTGCCATACCACCAATATGCCCGTCATGGCTCTCAAACTGTGGGATCCAATCGCTGTCACGGCTGTGAAGAATCCAGGGATCGTCGAAGGCGAGCAGTTCCCTGCCAGTAGCGAATTGATGTTTGAGTTCCCCGAACGCGAAGGCCTCGTCGCCTGCAAGTTTCATTGGTACGACGGCGGCAACCTGCCACCAGAGAGAATCATTTCGCAACTTCCAAAATCGTTCCAAAATCGTGTCGCTAAACAGCGCGAAGGTGGACCGAAAATGTCAGGTGCCATCATCGTCGGCAGTAAGGGTATTCTGTTCTCGCCAGATGATTATGGAGCAAAGTACTACCTGTTGCCCGAAGACAAATACACCGATTACAAAGTCCCCGAGCAAACCCTGCCCCGCATCCCTTACAAGGGTGGCGGCGACGAACGTCAGAAATGGGAATTCGTTCAGACCGTCAAGGGCGAGTATGAACCAGGCACGATGTCGAACTTCGGCTACGCGGGCCGCTTGACCGAAACGATTTTGGTCGGCAACCTGGCGATGCGTGCAGGTGAAGGGCAACGTATTGAGTGGAATGCCAAGGACCTCACGAGCCCCAACGTCGAAGCAGTTAACCAGTTCGTCAATCGCGAGTATCGCGAAGGCTGGACACTCGGTTAA